The DNA window CCGATCGAGCCCACGAGGTCTCCGGGAACTTCGCGGCGTCGATGGCGTAGCGCGAGTACCAGACCGCGACAGCGACCGGGACGAGCAGGACGCCCAGGACGAGCCGACGCCGACGCGGGTCCTCGCCACCGCCGCGCGACACCCGCTCCGAGCGCTCGCTCGCCGCGGTGGTGGTGCGGTCGAGCATGATGCCCATCACGACGATGAGCAGGCCCGGCACCAGGCCGGCGCCGAAGTCGTTCTCGGTCAGCGCCGCGAGGACGGGCTTCCCCAGCCCGGGACCGTTGATGTACGACGCGACGATCGCCATCGACAGCGCCGCCAGGATCGTCTGGTTGAGACCCACGATGATCGTCCGCCGGGCCATGGGGATCTGCACCTTGAGCAGGCGCTGCGGGGTCGTCTGGCCGAGCGAGTTCGTGGCCTCGATCGTCGCCGGAGACACGTCGCGGATGCCGAAGCCCGAGATCCGGACGATGGGCGGCAGGGCGTAGGCGAGGGTGCACACCACCGCCGTCGGCGCGCCGATGCCGAAGAGGACGAAGACGAACATCAGGTAGACGAACGTCGGCATCGTCTGCAGGAGGTCCAGTCCCAACGTGATCCAGCGCCCCGCGCGCGGGCTGATCGCGATCCAGACCGCCAGCGGGAACCCGATGACGACGGCGAAGGCGACCGACACCGACGTGACGATCAGCAGGTCCATGGAGTCTTCCCAGTACCCGAAGAGCCCGAAGGAGAGGAAGGACCCGGCGACCAGCAGCGCGATCCGCCAGTTCGCGATCGCATATCCGATCCAGGTGGCGATCGCCACCACCCCGAGCCAGCCCACGGCCGGCGCCGGTCGGGGCGGCGTCGGGATCGCGATGAGCTCGCGCAGGAAGTCGACGATCGCGTTGATGAAGTCGGCGATGACCTCCGTGACCGGGTTCGAGCTGTAGCTGCTGACCCGATCGGACAGCCGCGCGTGGAAGTCGGTCTGGTCGGTGCCCGACAGGAAGAGGGTGTGCGTCCCCTTGGACACGCTCCACACGGCGACCCACCCCGCGAGGACGACGAGCACCCACACCCACCGCGGGATCCCGCGGCGCCCGCGCGCCGGCGGCGGCACGGCGTCCGGCTCCACGCTGTCCACGGCGGGCGGTGCGGTGGCGGTCGTCATGCCGGGGCCTCCTCCGCGACGACGACCCGGAGGATCGCGTCGTCGTCGACGATGCCGACGAGCTCGCCGTCGTCGACGACTCGCAGGGGGTGGTCGGACGCGAGCGCGGCGCGCGCCGCCTGCCGCACGATCGTGCTCGAGCTCATCACCGGACCCTCGAGGGAGTCATCGGGGCGCGGCTCGCGCATCACCCACTTCAGCGTGAGGACGTGCGACTTCGGCACGTCCGAGGTGAAGTCGCGGACGTAGTCGTCGGCCGGGGCGCCGACCACCTCGTCCGGCGTACCGATCTGCACCATCGCGCCGTCGCGCATGATCAGGATCCGGTCGCCGAGCTTGAGCGCCTCCTGGAGGTCGTGGGTGATGAAGACCATCGTCTTGCCGAGCTCGTGGTGGAGCCGGATCACCTCGTTCTGCATGTCCCGGCGGATCAGCGGGTCGAGGGCGGAGAAGGGCTCGTCGAAGAGCAACAGGGACGGGTCGTTGGCCAGCGCCCGGGCCAGCCCGACGCGCTGCTGCATGCCGCCGGACAGCTGGTCGGGGTAGGACCGCTCGTAGCCGGACAGCCCGACGAGCGAGACGATCTCCTCGGCCTTGGCCCGCCGCTCCTTCTTCTTGATGCCGCGGATCTCCAGGCCGTAGGCGACGTTGTCGATCACCTGGCGGTGCGGCAGCAGGCCGAAGTGCTGGAAGACCATGGACGTGTGGGTACGACGCAGGTTGCGCAGCTCGGCCTCGTTGGCCTTGACGATGTCGTGCCCGTCGATGACGATCTCGCCCGAGGTCGGCTCGATCAGCCGGGTCAGGCAGCGCACCAGCGTCGACTTCCCGGAGCCCGACAGGCCCATGACGACGAACACCTCGCCCGGCGCCACGTCGAAGGAGACGTTCTTGACGCCGACCACGCAGCCGGTCTTCTCCTTCAGCTCCGCACGGGAGAGCTCGTCGTCCGGCGTGCCGATGATGCCGTCGGCGCCCTTGCCGAAGATCTTCCACAGGTTGCGCACGGTCAGGGCTGCGTCGCTCATGAGGGGTCCTCGCTGTTGCGGCTGTCGCCGGGCGGGTAGAGCGGCATGCCGTCGCGGTAGCGGTAGTACGGCACGTCGGCGGGCGGGAGCGGGGTGTTGCCGGCGATCAGGTCGGCGGCCTTCTCGGCGACCATCATCACGGGGGCGTAGATGTTGCCGTTGGTGACGAACGGGAAGACCGAGGCGTCGACGACGCGCAGACCCTCGACGCCGTGCACCCTCATCGTCGACGGGTCGACGACGGCCATCTCGTCGATGCCCATCTTGGCCGTGCACGAGGGGTGCAGGGCCGTCTCCGCGTCGGCACGGACCCAGTCGAGGATCTCCTCGTCCGTCTCCACGGACGGGCCGGGCGAGAGCTCGCCGTCGTTGTACGGCGCGAACGCGGGCTGGTTGAGGATGTCCCGCGCGACCCGGATCGCCTCGACCCACTCGCGCTTGTCGTTGTCGGTCGAGAGGTAGTTGAAGAGCAGCGACGGGTGAACCTTCGGGTCGCGGCTCCTGATCCGCACGTGGCCACGGGTGTCGGCGTACATCGGCCCGATGTGCACCTGGTAGCCGTGGCCCTCGGTCGGCGCGGACCCGTCGTACCGGATCGCGACCGGGAGGAAGTGGAACATCAGGTTGGGGTAGTCGACGTCCTCGTTGCTGCGCGCGAAGCCGCCGCCCTCGAAGTGGTTGGTCGCGCCGAGGCCGCGGCGGTGGACCAGCCACTGGTAGCCGATGCCGGGACGCTTGCGCCACTTGAGCCCGGGGGCGATCGAGACCGGCTGCTTGGAGGCGTACTGGATGTAGACCTCGAGGTGGTCCTGGAGGTTCTCGCCGACGCCGGGCAGGTGGTGCACGAGCGGGACGCCCTGCTCCTCGAGCAGCCGTTGGTCGCCGACGCCGGAGAGCTGGAGCAGCTGGGGCGTGTTGATCGCGCCGCCGCAGAGGATCACCTCGCCGGCGTACGCCGTCCGCTTGAGCCGGCCGCCGCGCAGGTAGTCGACGCCGACGGCACGCTTGCCTTCGAATCGCACCTGGGTGGCCATCGCGAGGGTCTCGACGGTGAGGTTCTTGCGGTGCCGCACGGGGTGCAGGTAGGCCCGGGCGGCGGAGAGCCGGCGGCCGCGGTGCAGGTTGCGGTCGAACTTCGCGAAGCCCTCCTGGCGGTAGCCGTTGACGTCGTCGGTGCGCGGGTAGCCCGCCTCGACGGTGGCGTCGAAGAAGGCGGAGAACAGCGGGTTGCCCGCCGGTCCGCGCTCCAGCACCAGCGGGCCGTCGCCGCCGCGCCAGTCGTCGGGGCCGGCGAGACAGCTCTCCATCTTCTTGAAGTAGGGCAGGCAGTGGAGGTAGTCCCACTCCTTCATGCCCGGCTCGGCGCCCCAGCGCTCGTAGTCGAGCGGGTTGCCGCGCTGGAAGATCATCCCGTTGATGGAGCTGGACCCGCCGAGCACCTTGCCGCGGGCGTGGAAGACCCGGCGGTCGTTGAGGTGGGGCTCCGGGTCGGTCTCGTACTTCCAGTCGTAGAACCGGTTGCCGATCGGGAAGGGCAGCGCCGCCGGCATGTGGATGAACGGGTCGATCCGGAAGTCCGAGCGTCCGGCCTCGAGCACCAGGACCGTCGTACCGGGGTCGGCCGAGAGGCGGTTGGCGAGCGCGCAACCGGCGGAGCCGCCGCCGACGATGACGTAGTCGTACCGGTCCCGGCTCATCCGCCGAACCACCTCTGCTCGGTCGGGCGGATGTTGTGCCAGACATGCTTGGTCTCGCGGTACTCCGCTAGCCCGGCCTCGCCGAGCTCCCGGCCGAAGCCGGACTGCTTGTAGCCGCCCCACTCGGCCTGCGGCACGTACGGGTGGTAGTCGTTGATCCAGACCGTGCCCATCCGCAGCCTGCCCGCGACCCGCTGGCCCTTGCCCGCGTCCTGGGTCCAGACCGCGCCGGCCAGGCCGTAGATGCTGTCGTTGGCGATGCGGACCGCGTCCGCCTCGTCGGTGAACGTCTCGACCGTCAGCACCGGGCCGAAGGACTCGTCCTGGGTGACCGACATGTCGCTGGTGCAGCCGTCGAGGATCGTCGGCAGGTAGTAGAACCCGTCGGCGAGCGCCGGGTCCTCGGGGCGTGCGCCACCGGTGCGCAGCACGGCGCCCTCGGCGATCCCGCGCGCGACGTACGCCTCGACCTTGTCGCGGTGCGCGCTGCTGGTCAGCGGGCCGGTCTCCGCCTTGTCGTCGAACGGGCCGCCGAGCCGGATCGTGCCGGCCCGCGCGACCAGCCGGTCCACGAACTCGTCGTGGATCTCGTCCTGGACGATGAGCCGGGCGCCGGCCGAGCAGACCTGGCCCGAGTGCAGGAAGACCGCCGTGAGCGCGAAGTCGAGGGCGACCTCGAGGTCGGCGTCGGCGAACACGATGTTGGGGTTCTTGCCGCCGAGCTCGAGCGCCACCCGCTTCACCGTCCCGGCGGCGGCCGCCATCAGCCGCCGGCCGGTCTCCAGACCGCCGGTGAAGGAGACGAGGTCGACGCGGGGATCGGTCGACAGGGGTGCGCCGGCGGTCGCACCGGCACCGAGGACGAGGTTGCCGACGCCGGCGGGCAGCCCGGCCTCGGCCAGCAGCCGCATCAGGTGGATCGCGGTGTGCGGCGTCAGCTCGCTCGGCTTGAGGACGAACGTGTTGCCGGCCGCGAGGCAGGGAGCGACCTTCCAGGAGACCTGGAGCAGCGGGTAGTTCCACGGCGTGACCAGCGCGCAGACGCCGACGGGCTCGTGCACGATCCGGCTGACGACGTCCGGGTTGCCGGTGTCGACCATCCGGCCGGCGTCCTCCGCCGCGACCCGTCCGTAATGGCGGAAGACCGCGACCACGTCGGTGATGTCGTAGCGGCTCTCGACCAGGCGCTTGCCGGTGTCCAGCGACTCCATCCGGGCCAGGTCCTCGGCGTCGCGCTCGAGGAGGTCGGCGAGCCGCAGCAGGAGGTCGCCACGCTCGCGGGCCGACGTGTCGGTCCACGGTCCGTCGCGGAAGGCGCCGTACGCCGCGGCGATCGCGGCCTCGGTGTCCTCGGCGCCCGCCTCGTCGACCTCGGCGACCAGGGTCCCGTCGGCCGGACACCGGATCTCACGGCGTGCTCCACCGCGCGCGCTCACCCACGCGCCGTCAAGGTAGAGCTCGGCCACTCGGACTCACTCCCCGCACGACCACTCAGTTGCGTATCACGCAACCAATTGCTTGTCGCGCAACCGGTTCTTGGTCCCGAGGATGGAGTCAGGCTCCCGAGCCGTCAAGGGGAAGCGACGGGTTGTAACTCAACGTTGACCCCAGCCGAGGCGGTGCGAGACCTCGGCGGCGGCCTCGACGAGCAGGGCGACGACGTCCGCGACGCGCTCCTCGGACAGCCGGAAGGTCGGTCCGGAGACGCTCATCGAGGCCACCACGTCGCCGTGCGCGTTGCGGATCGGCGCGGCCACGGCGGTCAGCCCCTCCTCCAGCTCGTCGACCGCGACGGCGTACCCCTGCTCGCGGACCAGGGCGAGCTCCTCGCGGAGCTTGCCCTTCTTGGTGATCGTGGTGGGGGTGTAGCGCGACAGGGTGCCGAGCAGCTCCTTGACCGCGTCGTCCTCGAGGCCGCTGAGCAGCACCTTCCCGTTGCTGGTCGCGTGCAGCGGGATGTGCTGGCCGACCCAGTTGTGCGGCTGGAGGGCCGAGGAGCCGGCGATCTGGTCGAGGTAGAGCGCGGAGCTCTCCGACAGGACGGCGATGTTGACCGTCTCGCCGGTGTCCGCTGCCAGCTGGCGGCAGACCGGCCGGGCCTCCTGCACCAGGTCGAGCCGAGCGGTGGTCGCACCTGCCAGCCGGAGCACGCCGACGCCGAGCCGGTAGCGGCCGCGGTCGGAGGTCTGCTCCACGAGGCGGTGCGCCTCGAGGGTGCTCACGAGGCGGAAGGCGGTGCTTTTGTGGACGCCCAGCTCGCCGGCGATCTCGGTGACGCCGGCCTCGCCGACGCGGGCCAGCACCTCGAGGATGGTCAGCGCGCGGTCGACCGACTGGACGCCGACGCTGGCCTCGCTCATGGCGCGAGACTAGCGCAGCGGTTGTTGCGTATTACAGACTGCGTTTCGGCCAGCGCAACGAATCCTCAGGAGCTCCCGTGCCGAACCTCGCCGCCCCGACCATCGCCGCGGGCGACTACGTGCTCATCCTCTCCTGCCCGGACCGGCCCGGCATCGTGCACGCCGTGTCCGGCTTCCTGGTCGCGCACGGCGGCAACATCATCGAGAGCCAGCAGTTCGGCGACCGGCTGACCGACCGCTTCTTCATGCGGATCGACTTCGAGGTCCCCGGGCCGACCGACGCGGTGGCGATGCGGGAGGCGTTCGCGCCGGTGGCCGAGGAGTTCGAGATGCGCTTCGAGCTCTGGGACGCGACCGCGCCGTACCGCACGCTGGTCATGGTCTCCAAGCACCTGCACTGCCTCAACGACCTGCTCTTCCGGGCCAGCACCGGCTCGCTGCAGATCGAGATCCCGGCGATCGTGTCCAACCACCCGGACGCCGGCGCCCTGGCCGCGTCGTACGGCGTCCCCTTCCACCACGTGCCCGTGACGGCC is part of the Nocardioides conyzicola genome and encodes:
- a CDS encoding ABC transporter permease subunit, whose translation is MTTATAPPAVDSVEPDAVPPPARGRRGIPRWVWVLVVLAGWVAVWSVSKGTHTLFLSGTDQTDFHARLSDRVSSYSSNPVTEVIADFINAIVDFLRELIAIPTPPRPAPAVGWLGVVAIATWIGYAIANWRIALLVAGSFLSFGLFGYWEDSMDLLIVTSVSVAFAVVIGFPLAVWIAISPRAGRWITLGLDLLQTMPTFVYLMFVFVLFGIGAPTAVVCTLAYALPPIVRISGFGIRDVSPATIEATNSLGQTTPQRLLKVQIPMARRTIIVGLNQTILAALSMAIVASYINGPGLGKPVLAALTENDFGAGLVPGLLIVVMGIMLDRTTTAASERSERVSRGGGEDPRRRRLVLGVLLVPVAVAVWYSRYAIDAAKFPETSWARSVADTANSWMESFTSAVDTAAGTFSDAISYGLLNPMQSLLAESPWWLSFAALLLLAVVIGGRRAVVPAVLCLTGLYLLDLWHDAMIVLNMTLVATLLVMVLALVLGVWMGRSRTVDLVIRPVLDAGQTIPAFVYLIPVLALFGPTRFTAIVAAVVYAAPAAIKLVADGIRGVPDVVIEAGRSTGSTTWQEITKVQLPMARGSLVLATNQGLLYVLSMVVIGGLVGAGALGYDVIYGLAHSDYAGKGLAAGLSIVLLGIMIDRVMRAAADRAGAGELQRQPRTGGRWWR
- a CDS encoding betaine/proline/choline family ABC transporter ATP-binding protein; the protein is MSDAALTVRNLWKIFGKGADGIIGTPDDELSRAELKEKTGCVVGVKNVSFDVAPGEVFVVMGLSGSGKSTLVRCLTRLIEPTSGEIVIDGHDIVKANEAELRNLRRTHTSMVFQHFGLLPHRQVIDNVAYGLEIRGIKKKERRAKAEEIVSLVGLSGYERSYPDQLSGGMQQRVGLARALANDPSLLLFDEPFSALDPLIRRDMQNEVIRLHHELGKTMVFITHDLQEALKLGDRILIMRDGAMVQIGTPDEVVGAPADDYVRDFTSDVPKSHVLTLKWVMREPRPDDSLEGPVMSSSTIVRQAARAALASDHPLRVVDDGELVGIVDDDAILRVVVAEEAPA
- the betA gene encoding choline dehydrogenase; translated protein: MSRDRYDYVIVGGGSAGCALANRLSADPGTTVLVLEAGRSDFRIDPFIHMPAALPFPIGNRFYDWKYETDPEPHLNDRRVFHARGKVLGGSSSINGMIFQRGNPLDYERWGAEPGMKEWDYLHCLPYFKKMESCLAGPDDWRGGDGPLVLERGPAGNPLFSAFFDATVEAGYPRTDDVNGYRQEGFAKFDRNLHRGRRLSAARAYLHPVRHRKNLTVETLAMATQVRFEGKRAVGVDYLRGGRLKRTAYAGEVILCGGAINTPQLLQLSGVGDQRLLEEQGVPLVHHLPGVGENLQDHLEVYIQYASKQPVSIAPGLKWRKRPGIGYQWLVHRRGLGATNHFEGGGFARSNEDVDYPNLMFHFLPVAIRYDGSAPTEGHGYQVHIGPMYADTRGHVRIRSRDPKVHPSLLFNYLSTDNDKREWVEAIRVARDILNQPAFAPYNDGELSPGPSVETDEEILDWVRADAETALHPSCTAKMGIDEMAVVDPSTMRVHGVEGLRVVDASVFPFVTNGNIYAPVMMVAEKAADLIAGNTPLPPADVPYYRYRDGMPLYPPGDSRNSEDPS
- a CDS encoding aldehyde dehydrogenase family protein, with product MSARGGARREIRCPADGTLVAEVDEAGAEDTEAAIAAAYGAFRDGPWTDTSARERGDLLLRLADLLERDAEDLARMESLDTGKRLVESRYDITDVVAVFRHYGRVAAEDAGRMVDTGNPDVVSRIVHEPVGVCALVTPWNYPLLQVSWKVAPCLAAGNTFVLKPSELTPHTAIHLMRLLAEAGLPAGVGNLVLGAGATAGAPLSTDPRVDLVSFTGGLETGRRLMAAAAGTVKRVALELGGKNPNIVFADADLEVALDFALTAVFLHSGQVCSAGARLIVQDEIHDEFVDRLVARAGTIRLGGPFDDKAETGPLTSSAHRDKVEAYVARGIAEGAVLRTGGARPEDPALADGFYYLPTILDGCTSDMSVTQDESFGPVLTVETFTDEADAVRIANDSIYGLAGAVWTQDAGKGQRVAGRLRMGTVWINDYHPYVPQAEWGGYKQSGFGRELGEAGLAEYRETKHVWHNIRPTEQRWFGG
- a CDS encoding IclR family transcriptional regulator, giving the protein MSEASVGVQSVDRALTILEVLARVGEAGVTEIAGELGVHKSTAFRLVSTLEAHRLVEQTSDRGRYRLGVGVLRLAGATTARLDLVQEARPVCRQLAADTGETVNIAVLSESSALYLDQIAGSSALQPHNWVGQHIPLHATSNGKVLLSGLEDDAVKELLGTLSRYTPTTITKKGKLREELALVREQGYAVAVDELEEGLTAVAAPIRNAHGDVVASMSVSGPTFRLSEERVADVVALLVEAAAEVSHRLGWGQR
- the purU gene encoding formyltetrahydrofolate deformylase; amino-acid sequence: MPNLAAPTIAAGDYVLILSCPDRPGIVHAVSGFLVAHGGNIIESQQFGDRLTDRFFMRIDFEVPGPTDAVAMREAFAPVAEEFEMRFELWDATAPYRTLVMVSKHLHCLNDLLFRASTGSLQIEIPAIVSNHPDAGALAASYGVPFHHVPVTAETKPEAEAELMRLVDAYGVHLVVLARYMQVLSDDLCRSLSGRAINIHHSFLPSFKGAKPYHQAFDRGVKLVGATAHYVTGDLDEGPIIEQDVMRVDHGYDQDQLVSAGRDVEAQVLSRAVRWHSQSRVLLNGSRTVVFR